GTCAATGGGAATGGGCGCTGCGACGATTTGTTCGTAGAAGTCGTGCGTGAGCTCGATGTAGGATTCGGTGATCGTTGTTTGGTCTGGATTGGCTGGGTCGAACCATAGGTCCCAACTCCGTGCGACCGGGGCGTTGATACCTTGGTCGCGATCCCGGTAGAGCTTTTGAACCGTGATTGTGGAGGTGGTCAGTCGCCTCAGTTGTTCGCGAAGAGCAGTCAGGCTTCCCTTGCCACCGCCTCTTCCGCGATCAAGTCCCATAGCGTGGAGGAAGTCATTCATCGACCTGCCAAGTGGGATGCGACGAGCCTCGTCCGGGTCGAGTGTTCCTCGCTCAACTGAGCCTTGGCGTTGAACGGCACTCGTGATGATGTAGGCCATGATTAATCGCGGATACTTGCCGAAGGGCAGGCCGTTTGCAGACATGACGGTAATCCGGTCAGCTCTGTCCTGGACCTGTCGTACGAGTTCGTCTGTCTTCCGGTAGGGGAAAAGGGCCTGGACGAACCAGCGGGAGACGTAGCCGACGTCGAGGTCGTCCTGAAGCT
This region of Corynebacterium atrinae genomic DNA includes:
- a CDS encoding replication protein RepA, with protein sequence MNDHTPSPSKAATSELQDDLDVGYVSRWFVQALFPYRKTDELVRQVQDRADRITVMSANGLPFGKYPRLIMAYIITSAVQRQGSVERGTLDPDEARRIPLGRSMNDFLHAMGLDRGRGGGKGSLTALREQLRRLTTSTITVQKLYRDRDQGINAPVARSWDLWFDPANPDQTTITESYIELTHDFYEQIVAAPIPIDLQILHKLGRPRAMDLYIWLSLKKFWLNKRALPDYEFGWDVIASNFTTTPPKNSDEMAGFRREIKKCVHAIEALWPDVGVSVTTEGVTVQAGAPSIPMKNRRRVSELTQ